A window from Primulina huaijiensis isolate GDHJ02 chromosome 11, ASM1229523v2, whole genome shotgun sequence encodes these proteins:
- the LOC140987880 gene encoding TPR repeat-containing thioredoxin TTL1-like isoform X2, whose translation MSQYKKTASEFGSETLSDRLRSSLSCGEEDNGVDVNKPDFRELDLGSSFSPFRTRTGGRVSATSTATTTTTTSSSSSSSGSVSGRMSAGPNLNMPKTPDSNTKSYSGELSAVSSPSTARSSKPGHRRSHSSGSHSVVYSGTGSVSSPAGNVVPTGNICPPGRFLKTGMVSRPTRTDVLRFGAGNYGHGSIMRGGIASKSVADSGPTRDPGLKMGVCNGNDPEELKRMGNENYKKGQFAEALSLYEKAIAISPRNAAYHCNRAAALMGLKRLAEAVRECEEAIRLDPEYARAHHRLGSLLLSLGQVENAQKHLCFPGHQADPLEVQKLQSVEKHLIKCTDSRRVGDWRSTLREVDAAIASGADSSPQLCACRAESLLKLHQLDDAFLALPNISKSEMRTISQFQSKIFGMHFEAYLFFVRTQIELARGRFDSALTTIEQAWQIDPQNAEISILLDNVRLVGRARVRGNDLFKSERFTEACSAYGEGLRLDPFNPVLYCNRAACWFKLGQWERSVDDCNQALRIQPNYTKALLRRAASNSKLERWSEALRDYELLRKELPEDKEVAESLFHVQIAFKKSRGEDVYNMKFGGEVETVSGLEQFRAEISSSGASVVHFEVCSDVQCKHISTFLDTLCVRYPSINFLKVNIEESPAIANAENVRSVPTIKIYKNGIRVKEMVCPSPEILESSLRHYSM comes from the exons ATGTCACAGTATAAGAAAACCGCGTCGGAGTTTGGTTCGGAGACCCTGTCGGATCGGTTGAGGAGTTCTTTAAGTTGTGGGGAAGAAGATAATGGCGTTGACGTTAACAAGCCGGATTTCCGGGAGCTCGATCTGGGTTCCAGCTTTTCGCCGTTCAGGACCAGAACTGGTGGTCGCGTTTCTGCCACCTCCACAGCAACTACCACCACCACCACAAGCAGTAGTTCCAGTTCCTCGGGATCGGTCTCCGGCAGAATGTCCGCCGGGCCTAACCTGAATATGCCCAAGACGCCTGATTCCAACACCAAAAGCTACTCAGGTGAGCTCTCTGCGGTGAGTTCTCCATCAACGGCCCGAAGCTCTAAGCCGGGCCACAGACGTTCGCATTCCAGTGGATCGCACTCGGTTGTTTACTCTGGTACTGGGTCCGTCAGCTCTCCAGCCGGAAATGTAGTTCCAACCGGGAACATTTGCCCACCCGGCCGGTTTTTGAAAACCGGCATGGTGAGTCGTCCAACGAGAACCGATGTATTAAGGTTTGGTGCAGGGAATTATGGACATGGCAGTATAATGCGGGGTGGTATTGCATCTAAATCTGTCGCAGATAGTGGACCCACAAGAGATCCGGGCTTGAAAATGGGAGTTTGCAATGGTAATGATCCGGAGGAGTTGAAGAGAATGGGGAATGAGAACTACAAGAAGGGTCAATTTGCAGAGGCTTTGAGCCTTTATGAGAAGGCCATCGCTATCTCTCCGAGGAATGCTGCGTACCATTGCAATCGGGCTGCGGCTCTGATGGGGCTAAAGCGGTTGGCCGAAGCTGTTAGGGAATGTGAAGAGGCCATTAGGTTAGATCCAGAGTATGCACGGGCGCACCACCGCTTAGGATCTTTGCTTCTTAG TTTAGGACAGGTTGAGAACGCCCAGAAGCATCTTTGTTTTCCCGGGCATCAGGCAGATCCCTTAGAGGTACAGAAGTTGCAGTCGGTAGAGAAGCATTTGATAAAGTGCACAGATTCTCGGAGAGTTGGAGACTGGAGAAGCACGCTGAGAGAAGTTGATGCTGCCATTGCTTCTGGTGCTGATTCCTCACCTCAG CTTTGTGCATGTAGAGCAGAGTCACTCTTGAAACTTCACCAATTAGATGATGCCTTTTTAGCCCTTCCAAATATTTCCAAATCTGAAATGCGGACTATTTCGCAGTTCCAGTCTAAGATATTTGGAATGCATTTTGAAGCATACCTGTTTTTTGTTAGAACCCAAATTGAGTTGGCACGAGGAAG GTTTGATAGTGCACTTACTACTATCGAGCAAGCATGGCAGATTGATCCTCAGAATGCTGAAATCTCAATTCTACTTGATAATGTAAGGTTGGTGGGACGAGCTCGTGTTCGTGGGAATGATCTATTCAAATCAGAAAGGTTCACTGAAGCCTGCTCTGCCTATGGAGAAGGTCTCAGACTTGATCCTTTCAATCCCGTGCTATACTGTAACCGAGCAGCTTGTTGGTTTAAGCTCGGTCAGTGGGAACGGTCAGTAGACGACTGTAACCAGGCTCTACGTATTCAACCCAATTATACCAAAGCTCTCTTACGAAGAGCTGCCTCAAATAGCAAG CTTGAGCGCTGGAGTGAAGCTTTGAGGGATTACGAGCTATTAAGAAAGGAACTCCCAGAAGACAAAGAAGTTGCCGAATCGTTGTTTCATGTGCAAATTGCGTTTAAGAAATCACGTGGTGAAGACGTTTATAACATGAAATTTGGCGGAGAAGTCGAGACCGTTTCAGGGCTCGAGCAGTTCCGAGCAGAAATTTCGTCGTCTG GTGCATCTGTGGTCCATTTTGAAGTCTGTTCGGATGTTCAATGCAAACATATCTCAACGTTCTTGGATACATTATGCGTCCGCTATCCCTCCATTAATTTTCTTAAG GTGAATATCGAGGAAAGCCCTGCAATCGCCAATGCCGAGAATGTTAGAAGCGTACCCACAATCAAGATTTACAAAAATGGCATCCGGGTAAAGGAAATGGTTTGCCCAAGTCCAGAGATCTTGGAATCCTCGTTGAGACATTATAGTATGTAG
- the LOC140988155 gene encoding epidermis-specific secreted glycoprotein EP1-like, which translates to MPLPSFFTISFILLCSISCIAEAVVPPSQTFNFVNEGEFGPYIVEYDANYRVLSISNSPFQLAFYNTTPGAYTLALRMGTTRSESLRRWVWEANRGKPVGENATFSLGRDGNLVLAEANGRVVWQTNTANKNVVGFKLLPNGNMVLHDSKGKFIWQSFDSPTDTLLVGQSLRLKGPNKLVSRLSEKENKNGPYSLVLEPKRFALYYKSDNSPTPMLYFDSTDYLFFGNNTINVLTFTSDPETEDAFAYELKFVSPDGRNRILSRPKYNSTLSFLRLGIDGGLRAFTYYDPVDYQAWEETFTLFPRDSGEECQIPDRCGKFGLCEDSQCVACPSPNGLLGWSKTCAPPKLTTCKDIKYYKIVGVDHFLSKYTAGTGPTKESDCQKKCTSDCKCAGYFFNRAESRCWVVNDLMTLTKVDNSSHVGFVKTPSR; encoded by the coding sequence ATGCCTCTCCCATCCTTCTTTACTATCTCCTTTATATTATTATGCTCGATCTCTTGCATTGCTGAAGCTGTTGTGCCTCCTTCACAAACATTCAACTTTGTCAACGAAGGGGAATTCGGGCCTTATATAGTCGAATATGATGCAAATTATAGAGTTTTGTCCATATCCAATTCCCCGTTCCAGCTAGCTTTTTACAACACGACACCTGGTGCATACACTTTGGCCTTACGAATGGGCACCACGCGATCTGAATCGCTTAGGCGTTGGGTTTGGGAGGCGAATCGTGGCAAGCCGGTCGGAGAGAATGCAACATTCTCTTTGGGGAGGGATGGCAATCTTGTGTTGGCGGAAGCCAATGGACGAGTGGTGTGGCAAACAAATACTGCCAACAAGAATGTTGTAGGTTTCAAGTTGTTGCCCAATGGTAACATGGTACTACATGATTCAAAGGGTAAATTTATATGGCAAAGTTTCGACTCCCCCACGGACACTCTGCTAGTGGGCCAATCTCTTCGACTGAAAGGCCCGAACAAGCTCGTGAGCAGGCTTTCGGAGAAGGAGAACAAAAATGGGCCATATAGCTTGGTCTTGGAGCCCAAGAGATTTGCATTGTACTACAAGAGCGACAACTCTCCCACGCCCATGTTATATTTCGACTCTACGGATTATCTCTTTTTTGGCAACAACACTATCAATGTTTTGACGTTCACTAGTGATCCCGAGACGGAGGATGCGTTTGCATATGAGTTGAAATTTGTGAGCCCAGACGGCCGAAACCGGATTTTATCCCGACCCAAATACAACAGCACATTATCGTTTCTACGACTTGGGATCGACGGAGGACTGAGAGCGTTTACGTACTATGATCCCGTGGATTATCAGGCGTGGGAAGAAACGTTCACCCTTTTCCCTAGAGATTCTGGTGAAGAATGCCAAATACCAGACAGATGTGGCAAATTCGGGCTTTGCGAGGATAGCCAATGCGTGGCCTGCCCATCTCCCAATGGGTTGTTGGGCTGGAGCAAGACTTGTGCACCTCCAAAGTTAACTACTTGTAAAGATATAAAGTACTATAAAATAGTAGGAGTTGACCATTTCTTGAGCAAATACACCGCTGGAACAGGCCCCACTAAGGAGTCGGATTGCCAGAAAAAATGTACATCGGACTGCAAGTGTGCGGGCTATTTCTTTAATCGGGCCGAGTCAAGGTGTTGGGTTGTGAATGACCTGATGACCCTCACGAAAGTCGATAATTCATCACATGTAGGTTTCGTGAAGACTCCGAGCCGTTGA
- the LOC140987403 gene encoding phosphoenolpyruvate carboxylase yields MARNLEKLASIDAQLRLLVPGKVSEDDKLIEYDALLLDRFLDILQDLHGEDLRETVQECYELSAEYEGKHDPKKLEELGNVLTSLDPGDSIVIAKAFSHMLNLANLAEEVQIAYRRRNKLKKGDYTDESSATTESDIEETLKRLVVDLKKSPQEVFDELKNQTVDLVFTAHPTQSIRRSLLQKHGRIRNCLAQLYAKDITPDDKQELDEALQREIQAAFRTDEIRRTPPTPQDEMRAGMSYFHETIWKGVPKFLRRVDTALKNIGINERVPYNAPLIQFSSWMGGDRDGNPRVTPEVTRDVCLLARMMAANLYYSQIEDLMFELSMWRCNDELRVRADELHRSSRRDAKHFIEFWKTIPPNEPYRVILGDVRDKLYQTRERSRHLLAQGTSDVPEETTYTNVEQFLEPLEVCYRSLCDCGDRPIADGSLLDFLRQVSTFGLSLVRLDIRQESDRHTDVLDAITKHLDIGSYKEWSEERKQEWLLSELRGKRPLFGADLPKTEEISDVLNTFHVLAELPSDCFGAYIISMATAPSDVLAVELLQRECHVKQPLRVVPLFEKLADLEAAPAAVARLFSIDWYKNRINGKQEVMIGYSDSGKDAGRLSAAWQLYKAQEELIKVAKEFGVKLTMFHGRGGTVGRGGGPTHLAILSQPPDTIRGSLRVTVQGEVIEQSFGEEHLCFRTLQRFTAATLEHGMHPPVAPKPEWRALLDEITVIATEEYRSIVFKEPRFVEYFRLATPELEYGRMNIGSRPSKRKPSGGIESLRAIPWIFAWTQTRFHLPVWLGVGAAFKYALQKDIKNLKMLQEMYNKWPFFRVTIDLMEMVFAKGDPGIAALFDKLLVSEELWSFGERLRANYEETKSLLLQIAGHKDLLEGDPYLKQRLRLRDSYITTLNVCQAYTLKRIRDPNYHVTLRPHISREYMESKSANDLVKLNPTSEYAPGLEDTLILTMKGIAAGLQNTG; encoded by the exons ATGGCAAGAAATTTGGAGAAGTTGGCTTCAATTGATGCTCAGTTGAGGCTTTTGGTTCCTGGGAAAGTGTCAGAGGATGATAAGCTTATTGAGTATGACGCCTTGCTTTTGGATCGGTTTCTTGATATTCTTCAGGATTTGCATGGAGAGGATCTGAGAGAAACG GTGCAAGAATGTTATGAACTTTCTGCCGAGTATGAAGGCAAGCATGATCCTAAAAAGTTGGAAGAACTTGGGAATGTATTGACGAGTTTGGATCCCGGAGATTCAATTGTCATTGCAAAGGCTTTTTCTCATATGCTTAACTTGGCCAACTTGGCTGAGGAGGTTCAAATTGCTTATCGTCGAAGGAACAAGTTGAAAAAAGGAGATTATACAGATGAGAGCTCGGCTACTACTGAATCAGACATTGAAGAGACTCTCAAAAGACTTGTTGTTGATTTGAAGAAGTCTCCTCAAGAAGTTTTTGATGAATTGAAGAATCAAACTGTGGATCTGGTCTTCACTGCTCACCCCACTCAATCTATTCGAAGATCATTGCTTCAGAAACATGGAAG GATTCGGAATTGCTTGGCTCAGTTGTATGCGAAAGATATTACGCCTGATGATAAACAGGAGCTCGATGAAGCTTTACAGAGGGAG ATCCAAGCAGCTTTCCGAACTGATGAAATCCGAAGGACTCCCCCGACTCCTCAAGACGAAATGAGGGCAGGGATGAGTTACTTCCATGAAACAATCTGGAAAGGAGTCCCCAAGTTTCTGCGTCGTGTGGATACAGCACTTAAGAATATTGGAATCAACGAGCGTGTTCCATACAACGCCCCTCTAATCCAATTTTCTTCTTGGATGGGTGGAGACCGTGATG GCAATCCAAGGGTAACGCCTGAGGTAACAAGGGATGTTTGCTTATTAGCCAGGATGATGGCTGCTAACTTGTACTATTCCCAAATAGAGGATTTAATGTTTGAG TTGTCAATGTGGCGTTGCAATGATGAACTTCGTGTTCGAGCAGATGAACTGCACAGATCTTCAAGGAGAGATGCAAAGCATTTCATAG AGTTTTGGAAAACAATTCCACCAAACGAACCTTATCGGGTCATTCTTGGGGATGTGAGGGATAAGCTCTATCAGACACGCGAGCGTTCTCGCCATTTATTAGCTCAGGGAACATCTGATGTCCCAGAGGAGACAACCTACACCAATGTGGAGcag TTTTTGGAGCCCCTTGAGGTGTGCTATCGATCTCTTTGTGATTGTGGGGACCGGCCAATTGCTGATGGGTCCCTTTTAGATTTTCTGAGGCAAGTTTCCACCTTTGGGCTATCTCTCGTGAGACTCGACATAAGGCAAGAGTCAGACAGGCATACAGACGTTTTAGACGCAATTACCAAGCACTTGGATATTGGGTCATATAAGGAGTGGTCTGAAGAACGTAAACAAGAATGGCTCCTGTCTGAACTCAGGGGCAAGCGACCCCTCTTTGGAGCCGATCTTCCAAAAACCGAAGAGATTTCTGATGTTTTGAACACATTCCATGTTTTGGCGGAACTCCCATCTGACTGCTTTGGTGCATACATCATTTCAATGGCTACTGCCCCGTCTGACGTGTTAGCGGTCGAGCTTTTACAGCGTGAATGCCATGTGAAGCAGCCGTTGAGAGTCGTTccactttttgagaaattagcTGATCTAGAGGCGGCTCCTGCCGCTGTTGCACGTCTTTTCTCAATTGATTGGTACAAAAACAGGATCAATGGTAAGCAAGAAGTCATGATTGGGTATTCGGACTCTGGAAAAGATGCTGGTCGGCTATCTGCAGCTTGGCAATTGTACAAGGCTCAGGAGGAACTTATAAAAGTTGCCAAAGAATTCGGGGTGAAACTGACCATGTTCCATGGTCGAGGAGGGACTGTTGGACGAGGAGGTGGCCCTACTCATCTTGCTATATTGTCTCAGCCGCCAGACACCATACGTGGATCTCTGCGTGTTACAGTTCAAGGAGAAGTTATTGAGCAGTCGTTTGGGGAGGAGCACTTGTGCTTCAGAACACTTCAACGTTTTACAGCTGCTACACTAGAACATGGAATGCATCCCCCGGTTGCCCCCAAACCCGAATGGCGTGCGCTTTTGGATGAAATCACTGTTATTGCCACAGAGGAGTATCGGTCAATCGTTTTCAAAGAACCACGATTTGTCGAATATTTTCGCCTT GCCACACCAGAATTGGAGTATGGTCGAATGAACATTGGGAGTCGTCCATCCAAGCGTAAACCTAGTGGGGGCATTGAATCCCTTAGAGCCATCCCATGGATCTTTGCCTGGACACAGACCAGATTTCATCTCCCTGTCTGGCTTGGTGTTGGAGCAGCATTCAAATATGCCTTGCAGAAGGATATTAAAAACCTGAAAATGCTGCAGGAGATGTATAACAAGTGGCCTTTCTTTAGAGTCACAATTGATCTTATGGAAATGGTTTTCGCCAAGGGCGACCCTGGTATTGCTGCATTATTTGACAAACTCCTCGTTTCAGAAGAGTTGTGGTCATTCGGTGAGCGTTTGAGGGCCAACTACGAGGAGACCAAGTCTCTTCTTCTCCAG ATTGCTGGACACAAGGATCTCTTAGAAGGTGACCCGTACTTGAAACAACGACTCCGATTACGTGACTCGTACATTACAACATTAAACGTGTGCCAAGCTTACACCCTGAAAAGAATCCGGGATCCGAACTACCATGTGACGCTGAGGCCCCATATCTCAAGAGAGTACATGGAATCCAAATCGGCTAATGATCTCGTGAAGTTGAATCCAACGAGCGAATATGCCCCCGGACTGGAAGACACGCTCATTTTGACCATGAAGGGTATTGCTGCTGGACTGCAGAACACTGGTTAA
- the LOC140987341 gene encoding epidermis-specific secreted glycoprotein EP1-like yields MPLPSFFTLSFILLLCSLCCIVEAVVPPSQTFNFFNEGEFGPYIVEYDAFYRVLSIASSPFQLCFYNTTPGAYTLALRMGTVRSESLMRWVWEANRGKPVGENATFSLGTNGNLVLAEANGQVVWQSNTANKNVVGFKLLPTGNMVLHDSEGKFIWQSFDSPTDTLLVGQSLRLKGPNKLVSRLSEKENQNGPYSLVLEPKRFALYYQSENSPTPMLYFDSTNSLFFGDNSIDVLTFTSDPETEDAFAYELKFVSPDGRNRILSRPKYNTTLTYLRLGIDGGLRAFTFYAPVDSQAWEETFTLFPRNSGEECQIPERCGNFGLCEDSQCVACPSPNGLLGWSKTCTPPKITSCNNVKYYKIEGVDHFLSKYTSGTGTTKESDCQQKCTSDCKCAGFFFNGAESMCWVVYDLKTLTKVDNGTHVGFIKTPSRVIRIKQA; encoded by the coding sequence ATGCCTCTCCCTTCCTTCTTTACCCTGTcctttatattattattatgctCACTCTGTTGCATTGTTGAAGCTGTTGTGCCTCCTTCGCAAACATTCAACTTTTTCAACGAAGGGGAGTTTGGACCTTATATAGTCGAATATGATGCATTTTATAGAGTTCTGTCCATAGCCAGTTCCCCGTTCCAACTATGTTTCTACAACACGACGCCTGGTGCATACACTTTGGCCTTACGAATGGGCACCGTACGTTCAGAATCGCTGATGCGTTGGGTTTGGGAGGCGAATCGTGGCAAGCCGGTCGGAGAGAATGCAACATTCTCGCTGGGGACGAACGGGAATCTTGTGTTAGCGGAAGCAAATGGGCAAGTGGTGTGGCAATCAAACACGGCCAATAAAAATGTGGTAGGTTTTAAATTGTTGCCTACTGGTAACATGGTGCTACATGATTCTGAGGGTAAATTTATATGGCAAAGTTTTGACTCCCCCACGGATACTCTGCTAGTGGGCCAATCTCTTCGACTGAAAGGCCCGAACAAGCTCGTGAGCAGGCTTTCGGAAAAGGAGAACCAAAATGGTCCATATAGCTTGGTCTTGGAGCCCAAGAGATTTGCATTGTATTACCAGAGCGAAAATTCTCCCACGCCCATGTTATATTTCGACTCTACAAATTCTCTCTTTTTTGGTGATAATTCTATTGATGTTTTGACGTTCACTAGTGATCCCGAGACGGAGGATGCGTTTGCATATGAGTTGAAATTTGTGAGCCCAGATGGCCGAAACCGGATTTTATCCCGGCCCAAATACAATACCACGTTGACATATCTCCGACTGGGGATTGACGGAGGGTTAAGGGCATTTACGTTCTACGCCCCAGTGGACTCTCAAGCATGGGAAGAAACATTCACTCTTTTCCCAAGAAATTCTGGTGAAGAATGCCAAATACCAGAAAGATGTGGGAATTTTGGGCTTTGTGAGGATAGCCAATGTGTGGCTTGCCCATCCCCCAATGGGCTTTTGGGTTGGAGCAAGACTTGTACGCCTCCAAAGATAACATCTTGCAACAATGTAAAGTACTACAAAATAGAAGGGGTTGACCATTTCTTGAGCAAATACACCAGTGGAACAGGGACCACTAAGGAGTCGGATTGCCAGCAAAAATGTACATCGGACTGCAAGTGTGCGGGCTTTTTCTTTAATGGAGCGGAGTCCATGTGCTGGgttgtgtatgatttaaaaaCTCTCACCAAGGTGGATAACGGAACGCATGTGGGCTTTATAAAGACTCCGAGTCGCGTTATTCGAATAAAACAGGCTTGA
- the LOC140987880 gene encoding TPR repeat-containing thioredoxin TTL1-like isoform X1, with amino-acid sequence MSQYKKTASEFGSETLSDRLRSSLSCGEEDNGVDVNKPDFRELDLGSSFSPFRTRTGGRVSATSTATTTTTTSSSSSSSGSVSGRMSAGPNLNMPKTPDSNTKSYSGELSAVSSPSTARSSKPGHRRSHSSGSHSVVYSGTGSVSSPAGNVVPTGNICPPGRFLKTGMVSRPTRTDVLRFGAGNYGHGSIMRGGIASKSVADSGPTRDPGLKMGVCNGNDPEELKRMGNENYKKGQFAEALSLYEKAIAISPRNAAYHCNRAAALMGLKRLAEAVRECEEAIRLDPEYARAHHRLGSLLLSLGQVENAQKHLCFPGHQADPLEVQKLQSVEKHLIKCTDSRRVGDWRSTLREVDAAIASGADSSPQLCACRAESLLKLHQLDDAFLALPNISKSEMRTISQFQSKIFGMHFEAYLFFVRTQIELARGRFDSALTTIEQAWQIDPQNAEISILLDNVRLVGRARVRGNDLFKSERFTEACSAYGEGLRLDPFNPVLYCNRAACWFKLGQWERSVDDCNQALRIQPNYTKALLRRAASNSKQLERWSEALRDYELLRKELPEDKEVAESLFHVQIAFKKSRGEDVYNMKFGGEVETVSGLEQFRAEISSSGASVVHFEVCSDVQCKHISTFLDTLCVRYPSINFLKVNIEESPAIANAENVRSVPTIKIYKNGIRVKEMVCPSPEILESSLRHYSM; translated from the exons ATGTCACAGTATAAGAAAACCGCGTCGGAGTTTGGTTCGGAGACCCTGTCGGATCGGTTGAGGAGTTCTTTAAGTTGTGGGGAAGAAGATAATGGCGTTGACGTTAACAAGCCGGATTTCCGGGAGCTCGATCTGGGTTCCAGCTTTTCGCCGTTCAGGACCAGAACTGGTGGTCGCGTTTCTGCCACCTCCACAGCAACTACCACCACCACCACAAGCAGTAGTTCCAGTTCCTCGGGATCGGTCTCCGGCAGAATGTCCGCCGGGCCTAACCTGAATATGCCCAAGACGCCTGATTCCAACACCAAAAGCTACTCAGGTGAGCTCTCTGCGGTGAGTTCTCCATCAACGGCCCGAAGCTCTAAGCCGGGCCACAGACGTTCGCATTCCAGTGGATCGCACTCGGTTGTTTACTCTGGTACTGGGTCCGTCAGCTCTCCAGCCGGAAATGTAGTTCCAACCGGGAACATTTGCCCACCCGGCCGGTTTTTGAAAACCGGCATGGTGAGTCGTCCAACGAGAACCGATGTATTAAGGTTTGGTGCAGGGAATTATGGACATGGCAGTATAATGCGGGGTGGTATTGCATCTAAATCTGTCGCAGATAGTGGACCCACAAGAGATCCGGGCTTGAAAATGGGAGTTTGCAATGGTAATGATCCGGAGGAGTTGAAGAGAATGGGGAATGAGAACTACAAGAAGGGTCAATTTGCAGAGGCTTTGAGCCTTTATGAGAAGGCCATCGCTATCTCTCCGAGGAATGCTGCGTACCATTGCAATCGGGCTGCGGCTCTGATGGGGCTAAAGCGGTTGGCCGAAGCTGTTAGGGAATGTGAAGAGGCCATTAGGTTAGATCCAGAGTATGCACGGGCGCACCACCGCTTAGGATCTTTGCTTCTTAG TTTAGGACAGGTTGAGAACGCCCAGAAGCATCTTTGTTTTCCCGGGCATCAGGCAGATCCCTTAGAGGTACAGAAGTTGCAGTCGGTAGAGAAGCATTTGATAAAGTGCACAGATTCTCGGAGAGTTGGAGACTGGAGAAGCACGCTGAGAGAAGTTGATGCTGCCATTGCTTCTGGTGCTGATTCCTCACCTCAG CTTTGTGCATGTAGAGCAGAGTCACTCTTGAAACTTCACCAATTAGATGATGCCTTTTTAGCCCTTCCAAATATTTCCAAATCTGAAATGCGGACTATTTCGCAGTTCCAGTCTAAGATATTTGGAATGCATTTTGAAGCATACCTGTTTTTTGTTAGAACCCAAATTGAGTTGGCACGAGGAAG GTTTGATAGTGCACTTACTACTATCGAGCAAGCATGGCAGATTGATCCTCAGAATGCTGAAATCTCAATTCTACTTGATAATGTAAGGTTGGTGGGACGAGCTCGTGTTCGTGGGAATGATCTATTCAAATCAGAAAGGTTCACTGAAGCCTGCTCTGCCTATGGAGAAGGTCTCAGACTTGATCCTTTCAATCCCGTGCTATACTGTAACCGAGCAGCTTGTTGGTTTAAGCTCGGTCAGTGGGAACGGTCAGTAGACGACTGTAACCAGGCTCTACGTATTCAACCCAATTATACCAAAGCTCTCTTACGAAGAGCTGCCTCAAATAGCAAG CAGCTTGAGCGCTGGAGTGAAGCTTTGAGGGATTACGAGCTATTAAGAAAGGAACTCCCAGAAGACAAAGAAGTTGCCGAATCGTTGTTTCATGTGCAAATTGCGTTTAAGAAATCACGTGGTGAAGACGTTTATAACATGAAATTTGGCGGAGAAGTCGAGACCGTTTCAGGGCTCGAGCAGTTCCGAGCAGAAATTTCGTCGTCTG GTGCATCTGTGGTCCATTTTGAAGTCTGTTCGGATGTTCAATGCAAACATATCTCAACGTTCTTGGATACATTATGCGTCCGCTATCCCTCCATTAATTTTCTTAAG GTGAATATCGAGGAAAGCCCTGCAATCGCCAATGCCGAGAATGTTAGAAGCGTACCCACAATCAAGATTTACAAAAATGGCATCCGGGTAAAGGAAATGGTTTGCCCAAGTCCAGAGATCTTGGAATCCTCGTTGAGACATTATAGTATGTAG